One Pyrococcus furiosus DSM 3638 genomic region harbors:
- a CDS encoding IS6-like element ISPfu5 family transposase, producing MRTETIIYLLVSVLKTFRRNKIPAKKKTRAINLYLHGLSYRQVGTILEISHTTVWETVQKFAKAVYQPKILAVKKQRNFIAIDETVIKINGQKRFLWAAIDVESKEILAVWITSVRNWWIARDFILVVLKSCEGQPIFLVDKGPWYKSAFKSLGLDYLHVTFGPRNCVERWFRTVKERTKRFWNNFRARDWRRVHRFVFLFSFWYNFVRIHSRFGGPPGDVTEWLQEVIPQLS from the coding sequence ATGAGGACTGAAACCATTATCTACTTACTGGTTTCAGTCTTAAAAACCTTTCGCCGGAACAAAATCCCAGCAAAAAAGAAAACCAGGGCAATAAACCTGTACCTGCACGGACTAAGTTACAGACAGGTAGGAACAATCCTCGAAATCAGCCACACAACAGTCTGGGAAACAGTCCAAAAATTCGCGAAAGCAGTTTACCAGCCGAAAATCCTCGCAGTCAAAAAACAGAGAAACTTCATCGCAATTGACGAGACAGTGATAAAGATCAACGGCCAGAAGAGATTTCTCTGGGCTGCAATCGACGTTGAGAGCAAAGAAATCCTAGCAGTATGGATTACAAGCGTTAGGAACTGGTGGATTGCCAGGGACTTCATTCTAGTTGTTTTGAAATCCTGCGAGGGACAGCCAATTTTCCTGGTTGACAAAGGGCCGTGGTATAAATCAGCGTTTAAATCTCTCGGGCTGGATTATCTGCATGTGACTTTCGGGCCGAGGAACTGTGTTGAGCGCTGGTTTAGGACTGTTAAAGAGAGAACAAAGCGTTTCTGGAATAACTTCAGGGCTAGAGACTGGAGGAGGGTTCACAGGTTTGTTTTTCTGTTTTCATTCTGGTATAATTTTGTTAGAATTCATTCTCGGTTTGGTGGACCGCCTGGTGATGTGACTGAATGGCTTCAAGAGGTGATACCCCAGTTATCCTGA
- a CDS encoding indolepyruvate oxidoreductase subunit beta, producing MKEYNIVITGVGGQGILTAANILGWAALRAGYKVRVGEIHGMSQRFGSVIAYVRFGEEVYGAMVPEGKADVILSFEPVEALRYINYLKKGGLVFTNARPIPPVQVSMGIARYPSLEEIKRIVEEDFGGRFLAFDAEKLAIEAGHVVTTNVVLIGALTQTPGFPLSEDHVRDVIKLNVPPKAVEINMRAFDLGVKTCERTCLLFNFPWVFDCP from the coding sequence CTGAAGGAGTATAACATTGTGATCACTGGAGTTGGAGGACAGGGAATTCTAACTGCTGCTAATATTCTTGGTTGGGCCGCTCTTAGGGCTGGATATAAGGTTAGAGTCGGCGAGATTCACGGAATGAGCCAGCGTTTTGGTAGCGTTATAGCTTATGTCCGCTTTGGAGAGGAAGTGTATGGTGCAATGGTCCCAGAGGGAAAGGCAGACGTTATACTTAGCTTTGAGCCTGTAGAGGCTTTGAGGTACATTAACTACTTAAAGAAGGGAGGTCTTGTATTTACAAATGCCAGGCCAATCCCACCAGTTCAAGTTTCTATGGGGATTGCAAGATATCCAAGCCTAGAGGAGATAAAGAGAATCGTGGAAGAGGATTTTGGGGGGAGATTTCTGGCATTTGATGCAGAAAAGCTCGCTATAGAAGCTGGACACGTTGTTACGACAAACGTTGTTTTGATTGGAGCATTGACACAAACCCCAGGATTCCCATTGTCTGAGGATCATGTAAGAGATGTAATAAAGCTTAATGTTCCTCCAAAAGCTGTAGAGATCAACATGAGAGCTTTTGACTTGGGAGTAAAGACATGCGAAAGAACATGCTTGCTCTTTAACTTTCCTTGGGTATTTGACTGTCCTTAA
- a CDS encoding Tfx family DNA-binding protein, which produces MKTFLTEQQIKVLMLRAKGYKQSEIAKILGTSRANVSILEKRAMEKIEKARNTLLLWEQINSKVIVEIKAGEDIFSIPEKFFKKADKVGVKVPYSTAEIITFLVEHAPVEDRLAKRDFVLFLDSKNKLRIGDCLVIEEIKED; this is translated from the coding sequence ATGAAGACTTTTCTCACCGAGCAACAGATAAAGGTGCTAATGTTGAGAGCTAAAGGATATAAGCAGAGTGAAATTGCAAAAATTCTTGGAACAAGCAGGGCAAACGTTAGCATTTTAGAAAAGAGAGCTATGGAAAAAATTGAGAAAGCTCGAAATACATTACTGCTCTGGGAGCAGATAAACTCAAAGGTGATAGTGGAAATTAAAGCTGGAGAAGATATATTTAGTATACCCGAAAAGTTCTTCAAAAAGGCAGACAAAGTAGGAGTAAAGGTTCCTTACAGTACAGCTGAAATCATAACGTTTTTAGTTGAACATGCGCCAGTTGAAGATAGGCTTGCTAAGAGGGATTTTGTGCTATTTCTAGATTCAAAGAATAAGTTAAGAATTGGTGATTGCCTAGTCATAGAAGAGATTAAAGAGGATTAA
- a CDS encoding energy-coupling factor ABC transporter permease encodes MHIPDGLLSPPVIAATYLGFIAVLAYSLRNLKEFPEEKIPLLGLFAAGIFAAQMVNFPIIGGVSGHLLGGALVAVILGPHAAFIVMTTVLLIQTFFFGDGGITALGANILNMGAVGAYLGYYIYQKISKVKEELGIALAAWLSVVIGAALTAIEIGVSGNVPFTKVFSLMVAYHSIIGIGEALITLAVIKAVKGKVASIGGVPT; translated from the coding sequence GTGCATATCCCAGACGGCCTATTGAGCCCTCCAGTGATAGCCGCTACATATTTGGGTTTTATTGCCGTTCTAGCGTACTCACTTAGAAATCTAAAGGAGTTCCCAGAAGAGAAGATACCACTATTAGGACTTTTTGCAGCAGGAATCTTCGCAGCACAAATGGTCAACTTCCCCATAATTGGAGGAGTTAGTGGGCACTTACTGGGAGGAGCTTTGGTGGCGGTAATTTTAGGCCCACATGCCGCCTTCATTGTAATGACAACGGTTTTACTAATCCAAACATTCTTCTTTGGGGACGGAGGAATAACGGCACTTGGAGCCAACATATTGAACATGGGAGCTGTGGGAGCGTATCTTGGCTACTATATCTACCAGAAAATTAGCAAAGTCAAAGAAGAGCTCGGAATTGCACTTGCAGCCTGGCTATCAGTAGTGATAGGAGCAGCACTAACAGCAATTGAAATAGGAGTTAGTGGAAATGTGCCATTTACAAAAGTGTTCTCCCTTATGGTTGCTTATCATTCGATAATTGGAATTGGAGAAGCACTGATAACCCTGGCCGTTATAAAAGCAGTGAAAGGTAAAGTAGCAAGTATTGGAGGTGTTCCAACATGA
- the iorA gene encoding indolepyruvate ferredoxin oxidoreductase subunit alpha, protein MVKVTDIVLWDKPGERVLLLGNQAIVRGALEGNIAVFAAYPGTPSSEVTDTMAAVAKRAGVYMEYSTNEKVAFETALSASWAGLRAMTAMKHVGLNVAMDSFMTVSYMGVNGGFIVMVADDPSMWSSQNEQDTRAIGKFANIPVLEPSSVQEAKDIVKYGFEISEKYGQMVILRTTTRSSHMRGDVVLGELPEEIKQGKRKFGEFKKNPERYVDIPAFQRKKHLWLLETIEKYRKEFESSPFNWIEGDGKVGIIAPGLSYAYVKEALAWLGMENIRILKLGTPFPVPYALLEKFFDGLEKVLIVEELEPVVEEQVKLWAYDNDVRIPIHGKDLVPRVYEMTTRRAVEAIAKFLGVSTPIKFEEIDEKYKKVQEIVPPRPPSLCPACPHRNTFFAIRKAAGPKAIYPSDIGCYTLGVLPPLKTVDTTIAMGGSIGIAHGLSIALNGALSEEQRKTGKEKKVIVATIGDSTFFHTGLPALANAIYNRSNVLIVVMDNLVTAMTGDQPNPGTGETPHGEGRRILIEEVAAAMGADFVAVVDPYDIKATYETIKKALEVEGVSVVVSRRACALYRIGQLRREGKQWPIYQVNEEKCTGCKVCINAYGCPAIYWDAEKKKARVDPLMCWGCGGCAQVCPFGAFEKVREGEL, encoded by the coding sequence ATGGTTAAAGTTACTGATATAGTTTTGTGGGACAAACCTGGAGAAAGGGTTCTCCTTTTAGGAAATCAGGCAATAGTTAGAGGAGCTTTGGAGGGGAATATCGCTGTTTTTGCTGCTTACCCAGGAACACCAAGTTCTGAAGTAACTGACACAATGGCCGCTGTTGCAAAGAGGGCTGGAGTTTATATGGAATACTCTACTAACGAAAAGGTAGCATTTGAGACCGCATTAAGCGCTTCCTGGGCTGGATTAAGGGCAATGACTGCGATGAAGCATGTTGGATTGAACGTTGCAATGGACAGTTTCATGACGGTTAGCTACATGGGAGTTAACGGTGGATTCATAGTAATGGTTGCAGATGACCCAAGCATGTGGAGTAGCCAAAATGAACAGGATACAAGGGCAATAGGAAAGTTCGCGAACATTCCAGTTTTAGAGCCTTCAAGTGTCCAAGAAGCAAAGGATATTGTGAAATATGGATTTGAGATCAGTGAAAAGTATGGGCAAATGGTAATTCTTAGAACAACCACAAGAAGCTCTCATATGAGGGGTGATGTGGTCTTAGGAGAGCTTCCCGAGGAAATAAAGCAAGGTAAGAGAAAGTTTGGAGAATTCAAAAAGAACCCAGAGAGGTATGTAGATATTCCTGCATTCCAGAGAAAGAAGCACCTCTGGCTACTTGAAACTATAGAGAAGTACAGAAAAGAATTTGAGAGTTCTCCTTTTAATTGGATTGAAGGAGACGGAAAGGTGGGAATAATAGCCCCAGGATTGAGCTATGCTTATGTTAAGGAAGCTTTGGCATGGTTAGGCATGGAAAACATAAGAATATTGAAGCTTGGAACACCGTTCCCCGTTCCCTATGCTCTCCTTGAGAAGTTCTTCGATGGGCTTGAAAAGGTTCTCATTGTTGAGGAACTCGAACCTGTAGTAGAGGAGCAAGTTAAGCTATGGGCTTATGATAATGACGTAAGAATTCCAATCCATGGGAAAGACTTAGTTCCAAGGGTTTACGAAATGACAACGAGGAGAGCTGTAGAGGCAATAGCCAAGTTCCTTGGAGTTAGCACTCCAATAAAGTTTGAAGAGATTGATGAGAAGTATAAGAAGGTTCAGGAGATCGTTCCTCCTAGGCCACCTAGCCTCTGTCCAGCATGTCCTCATAGGAATACATTCTTTGCTATAAGAAAGGCAGCTGGTCCAAAGGCTATATATCCAAGTGACATCGGTTGTTACACTCTTGGAGTTCTTCCGCCATTAAAGACCGTTGATACTACCATAGCTATGGGGGGATCAATAGGGATTGCTCATGGACTTAGCATAGCCCTTAATGGAGCTTTGAGTGAAGAACAGAGGAAGACTGGAAAGGAGAAGAAGGTTATAGTTGCCACAATAGGGGATTCAACGTTCTTCCACACGGGTTTGCCAGCATTAGCTAATGCCATATACAATCGCTCAAATGTCCTCATAGTTGTCATGGACAACCTAGTGACTGCAATGACTGGAGATCAGCCCAACCCAGGTACTGGTGAGACTCCACATGGAGAAGGAAGAAGGATACTTATCGAAGAAGTTGCTGCTGCAATGGGAGCTGATTTTGTTGCTGTTGTCGATCCTTACGACATAAAAGCTACCTATGAGACGATAAAGAAAGCTTTGGAAGTTGAGGGAGTTAGTGTCGTAGTTTCAAGAAGAGCCTGTGCCCTCTATAGAATTGGGCAGCTCAGGAGAGAAGGAAAGCAGTGGCCAATTTATCAAGTCAACGAAGAAAAGTGTACTGGATGTAAGGTCTGTATAAATGCTTATGGATGTCCAGCAATTTATTGGGATGCTGAAAAGAAGAAGGCTAGAGTCGATCCACTAATGTGTTGGGGATGTGGTGGATGTGCTCAAGTATGTCCATTTGGAGCTTTTGAGAAGGTTAGGGAGGGAGAGCTATGA
- a CDS encoding energy-coupling factor transporter transmembrane component T family protein — protein MNVLFLFLYSFILSTRKDIYELWYFLVVFLALLLYFRPKKSIFKSLLALSGIELGIFAMAIFNPGKPILSTPFGEITEEGIQMFVLLFSKAFLSSATILTVTSAVGISTILNELKELKVPSIILLTLALAYAYLELFSQEIKRMKRALDSRAFGLSKVEYYKTLGLMIGELVRRVYIRGIKVSWAMQARNFSEFPTFSGNKKVHPLFIILTLGGFFL, from the coding sequence ATGAACGTCCTATTTCTCTTTCTTTATTCCTTCATACTCTCAACTAGGAAGGATATTTATGAGTTATGGTACTTTTTAGTAGTTTTTCTAGCCCTACTTCTTTATTTCAGGCCAAAAAAGTCTATATTCAAATCGCTTCTAGCTCTCTCGGGCATAGAACTTGGAATATTTGCAATGGCTATTTTTAACCCAGGTAAACCAATACTTTCAACACCATTCGGAGAGATAACTGAAGAGGGTATTCAAATGTTTGTGTTACTGTTTTCAAAAGCATTCCTGTCCTCAGCTACAATCCTCACAGTAACGAGTGCAGTGGGCATATCAACAATATTAAATGAACTAAAGGAGCTCAAAGTACCTTCCATTATACTACTTACTCTCGCATTGGCCTATGCCTACCTCGAGTTGTTCAGCCAAGAAATTAAAAGGATGAAGAGGGCATTAGATTCCAGAGCTTTTGGATTGTCTAAAGTAGAGTATTACAAAACCCTGGGGTTAATGATTGGAGAACTAGTGAGAAGAGTATATATAAGAGGGATAAAAGTTAGTTGGGCAATGCAGGCAAGGAATTTTTCTGAATTCCCTACATTTAGTGGGAACAAAAAAGTTCATCCATTATTTATAATACTCACACTAGGAGGTTTCTTCTTATGA
- a CDS encoding argonaute domain-containing protein, with product MKAKVVINLVKINKKIIPDKIYVYRLFNDPEEELQKEGYSIYRLAYENVGIVIDPENLIIATTKELEYEGEFIPEGEISFSELRNDYQSKLVLRLLKENGIGEYELSKLLRKFRKPKTFGDYKVIPSVEMSVIKHDEDFYLVIHIIHQIQSMKTLWELVNKDPKELEEFLMTHKENLMLKDIASPLKTVYKPCFEEYTKKPKLDHNQEIVKYWYNYHIERYWNTPEAKLEFYRKFGQVDLKQPAILAKFASKIKKNKNYKIYLLPQLVVPTYNAEQLESDVAKEILEYTKLMPEERKELLENILAEVDSDIIDKSLSEIEVEKIAQELENKIRVRDDKGNSVPISQLNVQKSQLLLWTNYSRKYPVILPYEVPEKFRKIREIPMFIILDSGLLADIQNFATNEFRELVKSMYYSLAKKYNSLAKKARSTNEIGLPFLDFRGKEKVITEDLNSDKGIIEVVEQVSSFMKGKELGLAFIAARNKLSSEKFEEIKRRLFNLNVISQVVNEDTLKNKRDKYDRNRLDLFVRHNLLFQVLSKLGVKYYVLDYRFNYDYIIGIDVAPMKRSEGYIGGSAVMFDSQGYIRKIVPIKIGEQRGESVDMNEFFKEMVDKFKEFNIKLDNKKILLLRDGRITNNEEEGLKYISEMFDIEVVTMDVIKNHPVRAFANMKMYFNLGGAIYLIPHKLKQAKGTPIPIKLAKKRIIKNGKVEKQSITRQDVLDIFILTRLNYGSISADMRLPAPVHYAHKFANAIRNEWKIKEEFLAEGFLYFV from the coding sequence ATGAAAGCGAAAGTTGTTATTAATCTGGTAAAGATAAATAAAAAAATAATTCCAGATAAAATATATGTATATAGGCTCTTTAATGACCCAGAGGAAGAACTTCAAAAAGAGGGATATTCTATTTATCGCCTTGCATATGAAAACGTTGGTATTGTTATTGATCCAGAGAATCTGATTATTGCCACCACAAAAGAGCTTGAATATGAGGGAGAATTTATTCCCGAGGGTGAAATATCATTCTCGGAATTGCGTAATGACTATCAGAGTAAACTTGTCTTAAGATTGTTGAAGGAGAATGGAATAGGTGAATATGAATTATCGAAACTTCTTAGGAAGTTTAGAAAACCAAAAACTTTTGGGGATTATAAGGTCATTCCAAGCGTTGAGATGAGTGTGATAAAGCATGATGAAGATTTTTATTTAGTAATTCATATAATTCATCAAATACAATCAATGAAAACACTGTGGGAGCTTGTAAACAAAGACCCTAAAGAGCTTGAAGAGTTTTTAATGACTCACAAGGAAAATTTAATGCTGAAGGACATTGCGTCACCACTTAAAACTGTTTATAAGCCTTGCTTTGAAGAGTATACTAAAAAACCAAAACTTGATCATAATCAAGAAATAGTAAAGTACTGGTATAATTATCATATTGAAAGATATTGGAATACTCCAGAAGCTAAATTAGAGTTTTATAGAAAATTTGGCCAAGTTGATTTAAAACAACCTGCAATTCTAGCGAAATTTGCATCTAAAATAAAGAAAAACAAAAATTACAAGATATATCTCTTGCCCCAATTAGTTGTCCCAACTTATAACGCCGAACAATTAGAAAGTGACGTGGCGAAAGAAATTTTAGAATATACAAAACTGATGCCAGAAGAACGTAAAGAGCTTTTAGAAAACATCCTTGCAGAAGTTGATAGTGACATTATAGACAAATCATTAAGTGAAATTGAAGTAGAAAAAATTGCACAAGAATTGGAAAACAAAATAAGGGTTAGAGATGACAAAGGGAACAGTGTACCAATTTCTCAATTAAATGTTCAAAAATCTCAATTACTACTTTGGACGAATTATTCACGAAAATATCCAGTTATATTGCCTTATGAAGTTCCAGAAAAGTTCAGAAAAATACGGGAGATACCAATGTTTATAATTCTAGATTCAGGACTTCTTGCCGACATTCAAAATTTTGCAACTAATGAATTCAGGGAGTTAGTAAAGAGCATGTACTATAGTCTTGCCAAAAAATACAATAGTCTTGCCAAAAAAGCAAGGTCAACAAATGAAATAGGATTACCCTTTTTAGACTTTCGTGGGAAAGAAAAGGTTATAACTGAAGATTTAAACTCTGACAAAGGTATTATAGAAGTTGTGGAGCAGGTATCTAGTTTCATGAAAGGAAAAGAACTAGGCCTAGCCTTTATAGCTGCAAGAAATAAACTTTCATCTGAGAAGTTTGAGGAAATTAAAAGGAGACTCTTTAATTTAAATGTAATATCTCAAGTGGTTAACGAAGATACTTTAAAAAATAAAAGAGACAAATACGATAGAAATCGACTTGATCTATTTGTCAGACACAACTTACTTTTTCAAGTATTATCTAAACTTGGAGTAAAGTATTATGTGCTAGATTACAGGTTCAATTATGACTACATCATTGGAATTGATGTTGCTCCCATGAAGCGTTCTGAGGGATATATAGGTGGTAGTGCCGTAATGTTTGACTCTCAAGGTTACATACGAAAAATTGTCCCAATTAAAATTGGTGAACAAAGAGGAGAATCAGTTGACATGAATGAGTTTTTCAAAGAAATGGTTGATAAATTTAAAGAGTTCAATATTAAGCTAGATAATAAGAAAATACTACTTCTAAGAGATGGAAGAATTACTAATAACGAAGAAGAAGGGCTCAAGTATATTTCCGAGATGTTTGATATTGAGGTGGTCACGATGGACGTGATAAAAAATCACCCTGTGAGAGCCTTTGCTAATATGAAAATGTACTTTAACCTAGGTGGTGCAATATACCTAATCCCCCATAAGCTCAAACAAGCTAAAGGAACACCAATACCAATAAAGTTAGCCAAAAAGAGGATAATTAAGAATGGAAAAGTCGAGAAGCAGAGTATCACTAGACAGGACGTCTTAGATATCTTCATTTTAACTCGTCTTAACTATGGGAGTATTTCTGCTGATATGCGGTTGCCAGCACCCGTTCACTATGCTCACAAGTTTGCAAATGCAATCAGAAATGAATGGAAAATAAAAGAAGAGTTCCTTGCTGAGGGATTTTTGTATTTTGTTTGA
- a CDS encoding ParA family protein yields the protein MGVVVSIANQKGGVGKTTITLNLGYALSKMGKKVLLVDVDPQFNLTFALIGMDVINYSDKNVGTLMTKESSIEDTIVEINQNLHLIPSHLMLASKEIEIINTYNRERRLEKALKPVFPEYDYILIDNPPSMGVFLVNSLTASDFVLIPLELSYFGVIGMQLMFNLMKMIREETNDSLRLMGIVPNKFTKQTRVPQMRLKELKELYPEAPILPTIPKSISIEKAQGEGKSIFEYEPNGKASRAFEKLAREVVRIAEGEE from the coding sequence ATGGGGGTAGTTGTGAGTATTGCCAACCAAAAAGGTGGGGTTGGAAAGACTACAATAACGCTTAACCTAGGGTACGCCCTCTCTAAAATGGGAAAGAAAGTTCTTCTAGTCGATGTTGATCCTCAATTCAATTTGACATTTGCCTTAATTGGAATGGATGTTATAAATTACAGTGACAAAAATGTGGGGACTTTAATGACAAAGGAGAGCTCGATTGAAGATACAATAGTTGAGATAAACCAAAATCTTCACTTAATTCCGAGCCATCTAATGCTAGCATCAAAAGAAATAGAAATAATTAACACGTACAACAGAGAAAGAAGGTTAGAGAAAGCTCTAAAACCGGTGTTTCCTGAGTATGATTATATTTTAATTGATAATCCACCAAGCATGGGAGTATTTCTAGTGAACTCTCTTACGGCATCAGATTTCGTTTTAATTCCACTAGAGCTCAGCTACTTTGGAGTAATAGGAATGCAACTCATGTTTAACTTAATGAAAATGATTAGGGAAGAAACCAACGACAGTTTAAGACTTATGGGCATAGTGCCAAATAAATTTACCAAGCAGACTAGAGTGCCTCAAATGAGGCTAAAAGAGCTTAAGGAACTTTATCCAGAGGCTCCAATTCTTCCAACGATACCAAAATCTATATCAATAGAAAAGGCCCAGGGAGAGGGTAAGAGCATTTTTGAATATGAACCCAATGGCAAAGCTAGTAGGGCTTTTGAAAAGTTAGCAAGAGAGGTGGTAAGAATTGCCGAAGGAGAAGAATGA
- a CDS encoding energy-coupling factor ABC transporter ATP-binding protein: MKQPIIVVENLYSSYDGKNYVLRNVSFTVNEGELFGILGPNGAGKSTLVLHLNGILKAKRGRVLVSGIDVRKNPREVRKLVGIVFQDPNDQLFCPTVREEVGFGPYNLGVRGKDLEDVVFNSLKLVGMEGYIDREIKSLSFGEKKRVAIAAILAMNPQIVIFDEPFANLDFKGKKLVWDVIKTLRKEGKTVIIVTHEAEYLLECDRILLLANGEVIRVGEPGEVLIPEILKRNNLDVPLIIELFFELGLELPKSLDDAKRVLKSKLKLG; the protein is encoded by the coding sequence ATGAAGCAGCCCATAATAGTGGTGGAGAACCTATATTCATCCTACGATGGGAAAAACTACGTTCTTAGAAACGTTTCATTTACAGTAAATGAAGGAGAATTATTTGGGATATTAGGCCCTAATGGTGCTGGAAAATCAACCCTCGTGCTTCACCTTAATGGAATATTAAAAGCAAAAAGGGGAAGAGTACTTGTAAGTGGCATTGATGTTAGGAAAAATCCCAGGGAAGTCAGAAAATTAGTTGGAATAGTGTTCCAAGATCCTAATGACCAGCTTTTTTGTCCAACCGTGAGAGAAGAGGTTGGCTTTGGCCCATATAACCTTGGAGTTAGAGGAAAAGATTTAGAGGATGTTGTCTTTAACTCGCTAAAACTTGTTGGGATGGAAGGCTACATTGATCGAGAGATAAAAAGTTTGAGCTTTGGAGAAAAGAAAAGAGTTGCAATAGCGGCTATTCTAGCAATGAATCCTCAGATAGTCATTTTTGATGAGCCGTTTGCAAACCTTGACTTTAAGGGAAAGAAGCTAGTATGGGATGTTATAAAAACTCTTAGAAAAGAAGGCAAAACAGTGATCATTGTTACTCACGAAGCTGAATATTTATTAGAATGCGATAGAATTTTACTTCTAGCAAATGGGGAAGTTATAAGGGTGGGGGAACCAGGAGAAGTTCTAATTCCAGAAATATTAAAAAGGAATAACCTAGATGTTCCTTTAATTATTGAACTGTTTTTTGAATTAGGCCTTGAGTTGCCAAAAAGTTTAGATGACGCCAAAAGGGTATTAAAATCAAAGCTTAAACTTGGATAA
- the acdAII gene encoding acetate--CoA ligase I subunit alpha, translating to MLDYFFNPRGIAVIGASNDPKKLGYEVFKNLKEYQGGKVYPVNVREEEVQGVKAYKSVKEIPGEVDLAIIVVPKKFVKQTLIECGEKGVKGVVIITAGFGETGEEGKREEKELVEIAHKYGMRIIGPNCVGIMNTHANLNATFITVAKKGNVAFISQSGALGAGIVYKTIKEDIGFSKFISVGNMADLDFADLMEYLADTQEDKAIALYIEGIKDGRRFIEVAKKVTKKKPVIALKAGKSESGSRAAASHTGSLAGSWKIYEAAFKQSGVLVANTIDEMLSMARAFTQPLPKGNRVAIMTNAGGPGVLTADEIDKRGLKLANLEEKTIEELRSFLPPMAAVKNPVDMIASARGEDYYRTAKLLLQDPNVDILIAICVVPTFAGMTPTEHAEGIIRAVKEVNNGKPVLALFMAGYVSEKAKELLEKNGIPTYERPEDVAAAAYALVQQAKNVGGGVNG from the coding sequence GTGCTTGACTACTTCTTTAATCCAAGAGGAATTGCGGTAATTGGAGCTTCTAATGATCCAAAAAAGCTTGGTTACGAGGTTTTCAAGAATTTAAAAGAATATCAGGGAGGAAAAGTATACCCGGTAAATGTTAGGGAGGAAGAAGTTCAAGGAGTTAAAGCTTACAAGAGTGTCAAGGAAATTCCTGGGGAAGTAGATCTCGCAATAATTGTAGTCCCAAAGAAATTCGTCAAGCAGACGTTAATTGAATGTGGAGAAAAAGGTGTGAAGGGAGTAGTTATAATAACCGCTGGATTTGGGGAGACTGGGGAGGAAGGAAAAAGGGAGGAAAAGGAGCTCGTAGAGATAGCCCACAAGTATGGAATGAGAATAATAGGACCTAACTGTGTGGGAATAATGAACACCCATGCGAACTTGAATGCAACATTCATTACAGTGGCAAAGAAAGGAAATGTTGCCTTCATAAGCCAAAGTGGAGCGTTGGGCGCGGGAATAGTCTACAAGACAATAAAAGAGGACATTGGATTCTCAAAATTCATAAGCGTTGGAAACATGGCAGACTTAGATTTTGCCGACCTCATGGAATATCTAGCAGACACCCAGGAAGACAAGGCTATAGCGCTCTACATTGAGGGGATAAAAGATGGAAGGAGGTTCATTGAAGTTGCAAAGAAAGTCACAAAGAAGAAGCCTGTTATAGCCTTAAAGGCTGGAAAGAGTGAAAGTGGATCTAGAGCAGCAGCAAGTCATACTGGTTCACTAGCAGGGAGTTGGAAAATTTATGAAGCTGCATTCAAACAAAGTGGAGTTTTAGTTGCAAATACGATAGATGAGATGCTCAGCATGGCAAGGGCCTTTACTCAGCCTCTACCCAAAGGGAACAGAGTAGCAATAATGACCAATGCGGGAGGCCCGGGAGTTTTAACCGCAGATGAAATAGATAAGAGGGGGCTCAAACTCGCAAACTTAGAGGAGAAAACAATAGAGGAACTTAGATCTTTCCTTCCGCCAATGGCTGCAGTTAAAAATCCAGTTGACATGATTGCGAGTGCTAGGGGAGAAGATTATTATAGAACGGCAAAATTGCTTCTTCAAGATCCAAACGTTGATATTCTAATAGCAATATGTGTTGTTCCAACTTTTGCTGGAATGACACCTACTGAGCATGCGGAAGGAATAATTAGAGCTGTAAAAGAGGTTAATAATGGAAAACCTGTATTGGCTTTATTTATGGCTGGTTATGTTAGTGAAAAGGCTAAAGAATTGTTGGAGAAGAATGGAATTCCAACTTACGAAAGGCCAGAAGATGTAGCTGCCGCTGCTTATGCCCTGGTGCAACAGGCTAAGAATGTTGGAGGTGGGGTAAATGGTTAA
- a CDS encoding PDGLE domain-containing protein: protein MKRQIILGFLVIILALAITLPLASSNPDGLEATMEKVGLEEKIIYTAPLSYGESWIEGVLMGLLGVAMVFGTAYLIGMLIKRV from the coding sequence ATGAAAAGACAAATAATCTTAGGATTTCTTGTTATTATTCTCGCACTAGCAATTACACTTCCCCTGGCTTCCTCGAATCCTGACGGGTTAGAAGCCACTATGGAAAAAGTGGGGCTAGAAGAAAAGATAATATACACAGCCCCTCTAAGCTATGGAGAAAGCTGGATAGAAGGAGTTCTTATGGGGCTCTTGGGAGTTGCAATGGTGTTTGGAACAGCTTACCTAATAGGAATGTTGATCAAGAGGGTATGA